A genomic region of Leptolyngbya sp. NIES-2104 contains the following coding sequences:
- a CDS encoding GNAT family N-acetyltransferase yields the protein MEIITPRFLLRDFVESDRSQFLNYQADPRSQSFYELSEASSEHSTRLFETFCTWASEHPRFNYQLAIVQRREPDVLLGCCGLRRSECDVGEMELGIELAPDYWGRYAYAIEVGRALLDFGFRELQLKAITGSTVSANVRIARLAEWSGAEVVAVRPGSAWMMERGWNEVDWRITRAQWERRQR from the coding sequence ATGGAAATCATCACCCCAAGATTTCTGCTGCGGGATTTCGTTGAGTCTGATCGATCGCAGTTCCTGAACTATCAAGCTGATCCTCGTAGTCAGAGCTTTTACGAACTCAGTGAAGCGAGTTCTGAACATTCAACCCGTTTGTTTGAAACCTTTTGCACCTGGGCTTCTGAGCATCCTCGATTTAACTATCAGCTTGCGATCGTACAACGGCGTGAACCTGATGTGCTACTTGGCTGCTGCGGACTGCGGAGAAGCGAATGTGATGTAGGGGAGATGGAACTGGGAATTGAGCTTGCGCCCGACTATTGGGGGCGCTATGCCTACGCGATCGAGGTGGGACGCGCTCTGCTCGATTTTGGTTTTAGGGAACTCCAGTTAAAGGCGATCACTGGCTCTACGGTGAGTGCGAATGTGCGGATTGCTCGGTTGGCGGAGTGGAGCGGTGCAGAAGTCGTTGCGGTTCGTCCGGGTTCTGCTTGGATGATGGAGCGAGGATGGAACGAGGTGGATTGGCGAATTACGAGAGCGCAATGGGAGCGTCGCCAGCGTTAG
- a CDS encoding nuclear transport factor 2 family protein produces MEQNSIAQVFAAHLALIGTDIEAWSDLLAEDAVVEFPYAPALGSPSRLEGKPAIYSHMKNAVAQLQNWVFTDVRQYQTLIPNVLFAEFHGEAMFVATGQPYQQDYVVRLETKNGKIIHYREYWNPVPILEIVGSSGTAFPLNPNS; encoded by the coding sequence ATGGAACAGAATTCGATCGCTCAAGTTTTTGCCGCTCATCTCGCATTAATCGGAACAGATATTGAGGCATGGTCTGACCTCTTGGCTGAAGATGCAGTTGTAGAATTTCCCTATGCTCCCGCTCTAGGTTCACCGAGCCGATTAGAAGGCAAACCTGCGATCTACAGCCACATGAAGAACGCAGTCGCGCAATTGCAAAATTGGGTCTTTACGGATGTTCGTCAATATCAAACACTGATTCCAAATGTTCTATTTGCTGAATTTCATGGGGAAGCTATGTTTGTGGCGACGGGTCAGCCCTATCAGCAAGACTATGTGGTGCGACTAGAAACAAAGAATGGAAAGATTATTCACTACCGCGAATACTGGAATCCGGTTCCGATACTTGAAATAGTGGGCAGCAGCGGAACTGCTTTTCCATTAAATCCAAACTCATAG
- a CDS encoding IS5 family transposase — MSKSYPSNLSHAQYELLRDLLPEAKPGGRPREVDLWEVLNAIFYILVEGVRWRSLPGDFPAWQTVYTYFRNWRKDGTWINVHDCLYRCSRIEQGRMPSPSEAVLDSQSVKSAAGVHEAVGFDAGKIIKGRKRFITVDTLGLVLRVFVTAASTPEREGGKTALQRVRKQGKAVSRLHTIWVDGGFDGAPFMQWVISICYWLVQVVLRPEQTKGFVLLKKRWVVERTNGWIMHCRRLVRDYELLPETSETFIYLAMIRIMVRRLA, encoded by the coding sequence ATGAGTAAATCATATCCGAGTAATTTGAGCCATGCTCAATATGAACTGTTGCGAGATTTGCTGCCCGAAGCAAAACCGGGCGGACGACCGCGAGAAGTGGATTTGTGGGAAGTCCTGAATGCGATCTTCTACATTCTGGTTGAAGGGGTGCGTTGGAGATCGTTGCCTGGAGACTTTCCGGCATGGCAAACCGTCTATACCTACTTTCGCAACTGGCGCAAAGATGGAACCTGGATCAACGTTCATGATTGTCTGTATCGTTGCAGTCGGATTGAACAGGGACGGATGCCCAGTCCATCGGAAGCCGTGTTGGATAGTCAGTCGGTGAAAAGCGCTGCGGGTGTCCATGAAGCCGTGGGCTTCGATGCCGGAAAGATCATTAAAGGACGCAAGCGATTTATCACCGTCGATACGCTGGGACTGGTTTTGCGCGTGTTTGTGACTGCTGCTAGCACCCCAGAACGCGAGGGCGGCAAAACGGCGCTGCAACGAGTCCGAAAACAAGGCAAAGCCGTATCTCGATTGCACACGATCTGGGTCGATGGCGGATTTGATGGCGCACCGTTCATGCAGTGGGTCATCAGTATCTGCTATTGGCTTGTCCAGGTCGTCTTACGTCCTGAGCAAACCAAAGGTTTCGTCTTGCTCAAAAAGCGCTGGGTGGTGGAGCGGACAAACGGTTGGATCATGCACTGTCGTCGCTTAGTGCGAGACTATGAGCTACTGCCGGAAACTTCGGAGACTTTTATTTATCTGGCGATGATTCGCATCATGGTGAGGCGTTTGGCATAA
- a CDS encoding glucosidase, whose amino-acid sequence MSQQSNDAESQRLIEERLRQQNWKRWGPYLAERQWGTVREDYSVDGSSWDAFPHDHARSRAYRWGEDGLLGICDREGRLCFALALWNERDPILKERLFGLTNTEGNHGEDVKECYFYLDSTPTHSYFKALYKYPQAEFPYAQLLEENQRRGRTEREYELLDTGIFDDHRYFDVSIEYAKAAPDDILIRIAIANRSSELARLHVLPTLWFKNTWSWGRTGEGYESKPHIELNNRGIVATHSTLGQFHFIAQPRSGQDSVKFLFTENETNVDRLFGTANASPYVKDAFHSYLIQNQQNAINLTSGTKAAAHYLLEVPPGETVLLKLRLSAESVDPDFGESFDQLFEQRIQEADEYYAVLSQNLAADEARVARQACAGLLWSKQFYHYGVADWLSGDPTQPSVQRDAHPNRDWANHLYNRDVISMPDKWEYPWYATWDLAFHMIPMAKIDPDFAKQQLILFLREWYMHPNGAIPAYEYGFSDTNPPVHAWACWRVYKLSAPRGERDRVFLARTFHKLLLNFTWWVNRKDSDGKNLFSGGFLGLDNIGLFDRSQPLPTGGELAQADATAWMAFYCGTMLSIAIELAAEDPAYEDVASKFFEHFIAIADAINTFGGTGLWNEQDGFYYDQIRLDDQDPIPLKVRSLVGLLPMLAVEVLEKSVIDRLPGFSKRMQWFLENRQDLAQRISCMHGDQGHDRLLLAIPSRDRLVCVLKYLLDEAEFLSPYGIRSVSRIHKDQPYSLWAGDQEYRVGYLPGESDSALFGGNSNWRGPIWFPINYLIIEALERYHYFYGDAFKVECPVGSGQWLTLAEVARELGDRLYRIFRSDESGHCPWQGESQQYVTLGWRDLTLFHEHFDGDTGRGLGASHQTGWTALIARLAFGNRVGIRLSSSR is encoded by the coding sequence ATGAGCCAACAAAGTAACGATGCAGAGTCACAGCGACTGATTGAAGAGAGGTTACGTCAACAGAATTGGAAACGCTGGGGACCGTATCTGGCTGAACGGCAGTGGGGCACAGTCCGCGAGGATTATTCGGTAGATGGATCAAGTTGGGACGCGTTTCCTCACGACCATGCTCGCTCTCGCGCCTACCGCTGGGGCGAAGATGGGTTACTGGGAATCTGCGATCGCGAAGGTCGCTTATGTTTTGCACTTGCGCTTTGGAACGAACGCGACCCGATTCTGAAAGAGCGATTATTCGGATTAACGAACACTGAGGGCAACCACGGCGAAGATGTCAAAGAATGCTATTTCTACCTCGATTCCACACCCACGCATTCTTATTTCAAGGCGTTGTACAAGTATCCTCAAGCTGAGTTTCCTTATGCTCAATTGCTCGAAGAAAATCAACGTCGTGGCAGAACTGAGCGAGAGTATGAGCTTCTTGATACAGGCATCTTTGATGATCATCGCTATTTTGATGTCTCGATCGAATATGCCAAAGCTGCACCCGACGATATTTTGATTCGGATTGCGATCGCGAATCGCAGTTCTGAGCTAGCTCGACTGCATGTGCTACCAACCTTGTGGTTCAAGAATACCTGGTCATGGGGCAGAACTGGCGAAGGCTATGAATCAAAGCCACACATTGAATTAAACAATCGTGGCATTGTCGCAACTCATTCAACGCTAGGACAGTTTCACTTCATCGCTCAGCCGCGCTCTGGTCAAGACAGCGTGAAATTTCTATTTACTGAGAATGAAACGAATGTCGATCGCTTGTTTGGTACAGCAAATGCAAGTCCGTATGTTAAAGATGCCTTTCATTCCTACTTAATTCAGAATCAACAGAATGCAATCAATTTGACAAGTGGCACGAAAGCAGCCGCACATTATCTATTAGAGGTCCCACCCGGTGAAACGGTGCTCTTAAAACTACGTTTATCTGCTGAATCAGTTGATCCAGATTTTGGCGAATCGTTTGATCAACTGTTCGAGCAACGTATTCAAGAAGCGGATGAATACTATGCAGTTTTAAGTCAAAATCTCGCTGCTGATGAAGCACGAGTAGCACGTCAAGCTTGTGCTGGATTGCTGTGGTCAAAGCAGTTTTATCACTACGGGGTCGCTGATTGGCTATCTGGCGATCCAACTCAACCGTCTGTGCAGCGTGATGCTCATCCGAATCGAGACTGGGCAAATCACTTGTACAATCGCGATGTGATCTCGATGCCGGATAAGTGGGAATATCCGTGGTATGCCACTTGGGATCTCGCCTTTCACATGATTCCGATGGCAAAAATTGATCCTGATTTTGCTAAGCAGCAGTTGATTTTATTCTTGCGCGAATGGTACATGCACCCGAACGGTGCAATTCCAGCTTATGAATATGGCTTTTCTGATACCAATCCTCCGGTTCATGCTTGGGCATGTTGGCGCGTGTACAAGCTATCGGCTCCGAGAGGTGAGCGCGATCGCGTCTTTCTCGCCCGTACCTTCCACAAACTACTCCTGAACTTTACTTGGTGGGTCAATCGCAAAGATAGCGACGGTAAAAATCTCTTCTCCGGCGGCTTTCTCGGACTTGATAATATTGGATTGTTTGATCGATCACAGCCGCTTCCGACAGGTGGAGAACTCGCCCAAGCAGACGCGACCGCATGGATGGCATTCTACTGCGGCACGATGCTCTCAATAGCGATCGAACTTGCAGCCGAAGATCCAGCTTATGAAGATGTTGCCTCTAAATTCTTTGAGCATTTTATTGCGATCGCGGATGCAATCAATACGTTCGGGGGCACTGGGTTGTGGAACGAGCAAGATGGATTCTACTACGATCAAATTCGTCTCGATGACCAAGATCCCATTCCATTGAAAGTGCGATCGCTGGTTGGATTGCTGCCGATGCTGGCGGTTGAAGTGCTGGAAAAATCGGTGATCGATCGCTTACCCGGTTTTTCCAAACGAATGCAGTGGTTTTTAGAGAATCGTCAAGACTTAGCACAGCGCATCTCCTGTATGCACGGCGATCAGGGGCACGATCGATTATTACTCGCGATTCCATCTCGCGATCGCCTCGTCTGTGTCTTGAAGTATCTATTAGATGAAGCCGAATTTCTCTCGCCCTATGGGATTCGATCCGTGTCTCGCATTCACAAAGATCAGCCGTATTCGCTTTGGGCGGGCGATCAAGAATACCGAGTTGGGTATCTTCCGGGTGAATCAGACAGTGCTTTGTTTGGCGGAAATTCAAATTGGCGCGGTCCGATCTGGTTTCCGATTAACTACTTAATCATCGAAGCGCTTGAACGCTATCACTACTTTTATGGTGATGCGTTCAAAGTTGAGTGTCCCGTTGGCTCAGGACAATGGCTAACGTTAGCAGAAGTGGCGCGAGAATTGGGCGATCGCCTATACCGAATTTTTCGCTCAGACGAATCAGGGCATTGTCCTTGGCAAGGTGAAAGCCAACAGTATGTCACATTAGGTTGGCGCGATTTGACGCTGTTTCACGAACATTTTGATGGCGATACTGGACGCGGACTCGGAGCGAGTCATCAAACCGGGTGGACTGCTTTGATTGCGCGACTCGCGTTTGGAAATCGAGTAGGCATCCGCCTCTCTAGTAGCCGCTAA
- a CDS encoding TipAS antibiotic-recognition domain-containing protein yields the protein MYRVADRTGAGYRVYGQADIIRLQQIVSLRQIGFSLDQIRDCLEQEQFSPQHVVQLHLSQLKEQIALQQRLYTQLEAISAHLQAAEPISIQAFIQIIKVTTMIGKYYTSEQQDYLKTRAEQIGQERIRQVEAEWQDLNEQARTAMANGIDPSDESVQVLARRCRSLIEELTGGDPEIARSLNTMYQQERAETASRGAVDTALAAYMSRAMQRIKQS from the coding sequence GTGTACAGGGTAGCTGATCGCACAGGGGCTGGCTACCGCGTCTATGGACAAGCTGACATCATTCGCTTACAGCAAATTGTTTCCTTGCGACAGATTGGCTTTTCTTTAGACCAGATCCGGGATTGTCTAGAACAAGAGCAGTTTTCACCGCAGCATGTAGTGCAATTGCATCTGTCTCAATTGAAAGAACAGATCGCACTCCAACAGCGGCTTTACACCCAGCTAGAAGCCATTTCGGCTCATTTACAAGCGGCTGAACCAATCTCAATTCAAGCATTTATCCAAATTATCAAGGTGACAACCATGATTGGAAAATACTACACGTCAGAACAACAGGACTATCTCAAAACGAGAGCGGAACAGATCGGACAAGAGCGAATTCGGCAAGTCGAGGCAGAATGGCAAGATCTGAACGAGCAAGCCCGTACTGCAATGGCGAACGGAATTGATCCATCCGATGAATCGGTGCAAGTTCTGGCGCGACGATGCAGATCGCTAATCGAAGAACTCACAGGCGGCGATCCTGAAATTGCGCGATCGCTAAACACTATGTATCAGCAAGAAAGAGCCGAAACTGCCAGCCGAGGTGCAGTCGATACTGCTTTAGCTGCGTACATGAGCCGTGCGATGCAAAGAATCAAGCAGTCCTAA
- a CDS encoding NAD(P)H-binding protein — translation MKIVIAAASGNIGRRIAEKVIQAGAETILLARHPEKLADLVAQGATVQPISSDDAQGLIEITQQADALFWLTPPKLDAPNMRDWYLQTAEAGAIAVSENNIPRVVNISSIGAGAKPNLGTVSFGGTVESIFNQTAANVVHLRPGYFMENFLAQIETIQRDRTVRFPYPSDHDIPWISTDDIGDVAAQYLLDQRWAGQWIRNLMGPENLTLLEASAILSRVLGYSIEYTQVSIESLQQQFVTMGATAEVRHEMDDLFRALGDPDGVYATVRTPEAVTPTTFEQFVKNKILPNLH, via the coding sequence ATGAAAATTGTAATCGCAGCCGCATCTGGCAACATTGGACGACGCATCGCAGAAAAAGTCATCCAGGCAGGAGCCGAAACGATTCTCTTAGCCCGCCATCCAGAAAAGTTGGCGGATCTCGTCGCTCAAGGTGCGACCGTTCAACCGATCAGCAGCGACGATGCTCAAGGATTGATAGAGATCACCCAGCAGGCAGATGCTTTGTTTTGGCTAACACCACCAAAGCTTGATGCGCCTAACATGAGAGATTGGTATCTTCAAACCGCAGAGGCGGGCGCGATCGCAGTATCCGAAAATAACATTCCGCGAGTCGTGAACATTTCCAGCATTGGTGCGGGCGCAAAACCAAACCTGGGTACAGTCTCATTTGGTGGAACGGTTGAATCAATCTTCAATCAAACGGCTGCCAATGTCGTTCACTTACGTCCTGGTTATTTTATGGAGAATTTCCTGGCGCAAATCGAGACGATCCAACGCGATCGCACCGTTCGATTTCCTTATCCGAGTGACCATGATATTCCCTGGATTAGCACGGATGATATCGGGGATGTAGCAGCACAATATCTTCTGGATCAGCGATGGGCAGGACAGTGGATTCGTAATCTGATGGGACCCGAAAATCTAACATTGCTTGAAGCATCTGCTATCTTGTCGCGAGTGCTGGGCTATTCGATCGAATACACTCAAGTCAGTATCGAATCGCTCCAGCAGCAATTTGTCACAATGGGCGCAACTGCTGAGGTTCGGCACGAAATGGACGATCTGTTCCGTGCGCTTGGCGATCCGGATGGAGTTTATGCCACAGTACGAACTCCGGAAGCAGTAACACCCACAACCTTTGAGCAGTTTGTCAAAAACAAAATCCTTCCGAATCTTCACTAG
- the blaOXA gene encoding class D beta-lactamase, translated as MRRIKAALGKRLKLGFLTVSSLALLLLCSLAICTLATQPNAIAVTRSHQTEQIQMTQAPSLSKAFQDLGIDGAIVIYDKNRDRFYEHNPSRNTTAFFPGSTFKILNALISLEIGTIRDDVTVLTWDGIARSIPAWNRDTNLRQAFKDSTVWFYQVLARKNGHERMQKFVQQVNYGNRQIGAENRVDHFWLDGPLQTTPKQQIEFLQRLERNDLPFSQRTTDLVKDIMIIERTPNYTLRGKTGWIDSVKPNVGWIVGYLEQNNNVYFFATNIIMPSAKEAPQRLELTRRSFKALGLLDSLHRTAHVRS; from the coding sequence ATGCGTAGAATCAAAGCTGCTTTAGGCAAACGGCTCAAACTGGGGTTCCTGACTGTTTCTAGCCTTGCGCTGCTATTGCTTTGTAGTTTAGCAATTTGCACGCTCGCCACTCAACCTAATGCAATCGCAGTTACACGATCGCATCAAACTGAGCAAATTCAGATGACACAGGCTCCCAGTCTCAGCAAAGCCTTCCAAGATTTAGGCATCGACGGGGCGATCGTCATCTACGATAAAAACCGCGATCGCTTCTATGAACACAACCCCTCACGCAATACCACCGCTTTCTTCCCTGGCAGCACCTTCAAAATCCTGAATGCTTTAATCTCACTTGAAATAGGGACGATTCGAGATGATGTCACTGTGCTCACTTGGGATGGCATCGCGCGATCGATTCCAGCTTGGAATCGCGATACGAATCTGCGTCAAGCCTTCAAGGATTCTACGGTCTGGTTTTATCAAGTGCTAGCACGAAAAAATGGGCATGAACGAATGCAAAAGTTTGTGCAGCAAGTCAACTATGGCAACCGTCAAATTGGAGCCGAGAACCGGGTTGATCATTTCTGGTTAGATGGACCGCTCCAAACCACGCCCAAGCAGCAGATCGAATTTCTGCAACGCTTGGAGCGCAACGATTTACCCTTTTCACAACGCACGACCGATCTCGTCAAAGACATCATGATTATCGAGCGCACTCCAAACTATACTTTGAGAGGTAAGACAGGCTGGATCGATTCGGTGAAGCCCAACGTTGGTTGGATTGTTGGGTATTTAGAACAAAATAACAATGTGTACTTCTTTGCGACGAATATCATCATGCCCAGTGCAAAAGAAGCTCCTCAGCGATTAGAACTGACTCGCCGGAGCTTCAAAGCATTAGGACTGCTTGATTCTTTGCATCGCACGGCTCATGTACGCAGCTAA
- a CDS encoding SDR family oxidoreductase, which produces MILITGATGNNGLEILKRLVTKDLPVRAMVRDRNRATAINALPNIEIIEGDFDHPETLLKALAGVERAFLLTNSTEYAEAQQLAFVKAAQQSGVKHIVKLSQYAANADSSIRYLRYHAAVEAAIQASGVPYTFLRPNLFMQGLLNFRSTIATQNAFYAAIGDAKVSIVDVRDIADVAVAALTESGHEGKIYNLTGPEALTHAEMAEHLSTALGRQITFTDIPPVAMREAVIGFGMPEWQADGLLEDYAHYRRDEASAIAPGVQDATGKAPRRFEDFARDYATAFS; this is translated from the coding sequence ATGATTCTGATCACAGGTGCTACCGGAAACAATGGACTAGAGATTCTCAAGCGTCTAGTGACAAAAGACCTGCCCGTTCGTGCAATGGTTCGCGATCGTAATCGTGCTACTGCAATCAACGCACTCCCCAACATTGAGATCATAGAGGGAGATTTCGACCATCCAGAAACTCTGTTGAAGGCGTTAGCAGGCGTAGAGCGAGCGTTTCTGCTGACCAACTCGACCGAATACGCCGAGGCTCAACAGTTGGCGTTTGTCAAGGCAGCTCAGCAAAGTGGAGTTAAACACATTGTTAAGCTCTCACAGTACGCCGCTAATGCTGATTCTTCGATACGCTATCTGCGCTACCATGCAGCCGTTGAAGCGGCAATTCAAGCCTCTGGCGTGCCTTATACTTTTCTCCGTCCGAACTTGTTTATGCAGGGCTTGTTGAATTTTCGATCGACGATCGCAACCCAAAACGCTTTTTACGCTGCGATCGGGGATGCAAAGGTGAGCATTGTCGATGTGCGCGATATTGCAGATGTAGCGGTCGCTGCGTTAACTGAATCGGGTCATGAAGGCAAGATTTACAATCTCACCGGACCGGAAGCGTTGACCCATGCTGAAATGGCAGAACACTTGTCCACCGCGCTGGGTCGTCAGATTACGTTTACGGACATTCCCCCCGTAGCGATGCGAGAAGCGGTCATTGGCTTCGGAATGCCAGAGTGGCAAGCGGACGGATTGCTAGAAGATTACGCCCACTATCGGCGGGATGAGGCATCGGCGATCGCGCCCGGCGTACAAGATGCAACGGGTAAAGCACCTCGCCGATTTGAGGACTTTGCTCGTGACTATGCAACTGCATTTAGCTGA
- a CDS encoding TetR/AcrR family transcriptional regulator: MTATTHILTETGYDTANTDQIAEWAGINIGSLYQYFSSKEAIATQQQALAIARQLENRSAQANIYRNIGELLGQFKQYAEGQQAYQVSSSESESSSSISLAGNDASTSLLMQQFYRHLATSNQPITKSEAIRQAQLSLLQGKLTAKDAPQRAGLERDTPPLIVRSRSDFSHPFYWAPFISSETACNCISATPTDRTRFNRRILEETIMPRNLEHQAYQQIDQLRQQRKSQ, encoded by the coding sequence CTGACTGCCACCACTCACATTTTGACCGAAACTGGATACGATACCGCCAACACCGATCAGATTGCAGAATGGGCAGGGATCAATATTGGTTCGCTATATCAGTATTTTTCAAGCAAAGAAGCGATCGCGACACAGCAGCAGGCATTAGCGATCGCGCGACAATTAGAAAATCGATCGGCACAAGCTAATATCTATAGAAACATTGGAGAACTACTTGGGCAGTTCAAACAGTACGCTGAGGGACAGCAAGCTTATCAGGTTTCTTCAAGCGAAAGCGAAAGCAGTTCTAGCATCTCTTTGGCAGGAAATGATGCCAGTACTAGCTTGCTGATGCAGCAGTTTTATCGGCATCTTGCAACCTCGAATCAGCCGATAACAAAATCCGAAGCGATCCGACAGGCACAACTCAGTTTATTGCAAGGTAAACTGACTGCGAAAGATGCGCCCCAACGAGCAGGATTAGAACGAGATACACCACCGTTGATCGTGCGATCGCGTTCAGACTTTTCGCATCCTTTCTACTGGGCACCCTTTATTTCATCGGAAACGGCTTGTAATTGCATAAGCGCTACTCCGACAGACAGAACTCGTTTTAACCGACGAATTCTAGAAGAAACAATTATGCCGCGCAATTTGGAGCATCAAGCTTACCAACAAATCGACCAACTGCGACAACAGCGAAAAAGTCAGTGA
- a CDS encoding AraC family transcriptional regulator, translating into MEVPALSEHWLNLPLGNPTQLTQKRDDRLHESIVQKGHSIFVPAGQPSYWRGEASETDETMLHIHLNPELVRQVAQTFELDQIDLVTCFSQHDSRLHQIAMLLLAELKSDGIMGQLYVESLTQVLVIHLLRHYSTATQNIAPQPSGLTTRQVRQAIDYVQAHLDRNLSLAEIAAAVNISPTYFSRLFKRATGRSPHQYVIQQRIERAEELLKTTDLAIANIALQVGFSSQSHLTQHFKRLTGVTPKQVSKITRI; encoded by the coding sequence ATGGAGGTTCCGGCTTTATCGGAGCATTGGCTCAACTTACCTCTGGGAAATCCGACTCAATTGACTCAGAAGCGCGACGATCGCTTGCATGAGTCCATCGTTCAAAAGGGTCACAGTATCTTTGTTCCGGCAGGTCAACCCAGCTACTGGCGGGGTGAGGCAAGTGAGACGGATGAGACAATGCTACATATTCACTTGAATCCAGAACTGGTGAGGCAAGTTGCCCAAACCTTTGAGCTTGATCAAATTGATCTGGTCACTTGTTTCTCGCAGCATGATTCGCGCCTCCATCAGATTGCGATGCTGCTTTTGGCTGAACTCAAGTCGGATGGCATCATGGGTCAGCTTTATGTGGAATCACTAACCCAAGTGCTCGTCATTCATCTGCTGCGACACTACTCCACCGCTACGCAGAATATTGCACCTCAGCCCAGCGGTTTAACGACCCGTCAGGTAAGACAAGCGATCGATTATGTTCAGGCTCATCTCGATCGAAACTTATCACTGGCTGAAATTGCAGCAGCAGTTAACATTAGTCCGACCTACTTTTCTAGATTATTCAAACGCGCTACCGGGCGTTCTCCGCATCAGTATGTGATTCAACAGCGGATTGAACGGGCAGAAGAACTGCTGAAGACGACAGATTTAGCGATCGCGAATATTGCTTTACAAGTTGGCTTTTCGAGTCAGAGCCATCTGACACAGCACTTTAAGCGTCTCACGGGTGTTACACCAAAACAGGTTTCTAAGATTACAAGAATCTGA
- a CDS encoding RidA family protein yields MNKPEFFVTPGYGEYLLNELHYSQAVKIGDRVETSGQGGWNDDLQIPESLADEIAQAFRNIERTLATAGAAWENVVHINSYHVGGFPPEVNDVMVKLYRHYMPNHAPIWTQVGVTALGLPTMRIEIRVTAIVP; encoded by the coding sequence ATGAACAAGCCAGAGTTTTTTGTTACCCCTGGTTATGGGGAATACTTGTTGAATGAATTGCATTACTCGCAAGCGGTAAAAATTGGCGATCGAGTGGAAACATCAGGTCAAGGCGGCTGGAATGACGATCTGCAAATTCCCGAATCGCTTGCGGACGAGATTGCTCAGGCGTTTCGGAACATAGAGCGAACCTTGGCGACTGCCGGTGCTGCTTGGGAGAATGTTGTCCATATCAATTCCTACCATGTTGGAGGGTTTCCCCCAGAAGTTAACGATGTGATGGTCAAGCTATATCGCCATTACATGCCCAACCACGCTCCAATTTGGACACAGGTAGGAGTCACGGCTCTTGGACTTCCAACGATGCGGATTGAAATCCGCGTGACTGCAATTGTTCCGTAA